A genomic stretch from Octopus sinensis linkage group LG14, ASM634580v1, whole genome shotgun sequence includes:
- the LOC118766075 gene encoding protocadherin beta-15-like gives MIGNNILQFYILHVWIKAVIAVDISYYINEEDSPHTYIGDIAVDSNLSHPLKHEQRTLITFTQLQRTVESGSQLFNVTNSGKLYTTQTLDAESLCTYNKECSRILKVAVRKAETFIKILKIKILIEDINDHSPEFRDDQIKIQFDETDAKGSTKSIPNAVDKDISLLNSKITYKLKDKSKKFSLSIFKGFDGVNLLKITLEEMLDRELKDTYTLLLMAKDGGSPQKEGSLKIEISVTDVNDNQPMFTQKSYNISISDTHHKSSPVFVLSATDLDSGQNGNVTYYLHRNTNKYARKHFKLKSKSGEIFLNNNFLSNKESKYQLYIEARDGGKPSLSSTTILIINIINNQNNAPTINIDFVSPLTKTSTAISEGSKIGSFIAYVMVIDTDSGRNGQIKCNIHHKMFQLSNMGSKEYKILVKEPLDRETIDHYIVSIVCHDMGSPPLKTKKQFSVKVTDVNDVEPHFTKETFQFLTYENQKVDFPIGFINATDPDLGDGGQLTYSIINDNNNDNIPFQLTKYGFISTSQPIDREVKDIYNLQVLVKDNGMPSLNNTANILIEILDKNDNAPYFIFPNNDPYNLDVHYHPHSKKDITILKASDKDTGNNAFLTYGILRSNDKKLFTVNSHTGVLSFSRTVYQNDAGTYELQFTVKDGGTPVQSATTAIILTLFVSNDTSPMLTAVHSQSGNNLNMTWIIIIVAAAVILSVAVVVSITMCVFRCINHINNSPTTKDNPKFLSQTEMRQILYQTNNPVAITQNAEEIFNRNLQSINPKSPYYPEMEQSANGWKFATTHRRLPSLPQNYNKDMVEDRAEQKCYNDSIITANNLNGTLPSHKEQNRGWSDGDITHQVSGISEYSNYHPNIPPTPKCKQEQETYLEPV, from the exons atgattggaaataatattttacaattttacattttgcATGTTTGGATAAAAGCAGTCATAGCTGTAGATATTTCATACTATATCAATGAAGAAGACAGTCCTCACACCTATATAGGAGACATTGCTGTTGACTCCAACTTATCACACCCTCTCAAACATGAGCAACGCACTCTCATTACATTTACACAACTACAAAGGACAGTCGAGAGTGGTTCTCAATTATTCAATGTCACCAACTCAGGAAAACTCTACACTACTCAAACACTGGATGCTGAGTCTCTGTGTACATACAACAAGGAATGTTCAAGGATTCTTAAGGTTGCAGTGAGGAAAGCAGAAAcgttcataaaaatattaaagataaaaatattaatagaagaTATCAATGACCATTCACCAGAATTTCGAGATgatcaaataaaaatacaatttgaTGAAACAGATGCAAAAGGATCAACAAAATCAATACCAAATGCTGTTGATAAAGACATTAGCCTTCTAAATTCTAAGATTACATATAAACTGAAAGACAAAAGTAAGAAATTCTCACTATCCATATTTAAAGGGTTTGATGGAGTAAACTTACTTAAAATAACCCTAGAAGAAATGTTAGACAGAGAATTAAAAGACACTTATACGTTACTGTTGATGGCTAAAGATGGTGGCTCTCCACAAAAAGAAGGTTCTTTGAAGATAGAAATCTCAGTTACAGATGTCAATGATAACCAACCAATGTTTACTCAGAAATCATATAATATTTCCATCAGTGATACACATCACAAATCTtctcctgtttttgttttatcaGCAACAGATTTAGATTCTGGCCAAAATGGGAATGTTACTTACTATttacatagaaatacaaataaatatgccaGAAAACATTTCAAATTGAAGAGTAAATCTGGAGAAATTttccttaataataatttcttaagtaatAAAGAAAGTAAATACCAACTATACATTGAAGCCAGAGATGGTGGAAAACCATCTTTAAGTTCTAcaacaatattaattattaatataattaacaatCAGAATAATGCACCaacaataaatatagattttgtatCTCCACTAACAAAAACTTCTACTGCTATTTCAGAAGGAAGTAAAATTGGAAGTTTTATAGCTTATGTTATGGTCATTGACACCGACAGTGGGCGTAATGgacaaataaaatgtaatattcatCATAAAATGTTCCAGCTTTCCAATATGGgttctaaagaatataaaatattggtGAAAGAACCTCTTGACAGAGAAACTATAGATCATTATATTGTTTCTATTGTATGTCATGACATGGGATCACCTCCATTAAAGACTAAGAAACAGTTCTCTGTCAAAGTAACTGATGTCAATGATGTAGAACCACATTTTACCAAAGAGACATTCCAATTCCTCACCTATGAAAACCAGAAAGTTGACTTCCCTATTGGCTTCATCAATGCTACAGACCCAGATCTTGGAGATGGAGGCCAACTTACATATTCTAtcatcaatgataacaacaatgataacattccTTTCCAACTGACGAAATATGGATTTATTTCTACATCACAACCAATAGATCGAGAAGTTAAAGACATTTATAATTTACAGGTATTAGTCAAAGACAACGGAATGCCTTCTCTGAATAACACTGCCAACATTCTTATAGAGATtctagataaaaatgataatgcacCTTATTTCATCTTTCCTAATAATGACCCTTACAATCTCGATGTCCACTATCATCCACACAGTAAGAAGGACATCACAATTCTGAAAGCATCTGACAAAGACACTGGAAACAATGCTTTCCTCACATATGGAATACTGAGATCCAATGATAAAAAGCTGTTTACGGTGAACTCACACACTGGTGTGTTATCTTTCTCTCgcacagtttaccaaaatgatgcagGAACATATGAGCTGCAGTTTACAGTGAAAGACGGTGGTACTCCAGTTCAATCAGCAACAACTGCTATCATACTAACACTGTTTGTTAGTAATGATACATCTCCAATGTTGACTGCTGTTCACTCACAGTCTGGTAACAACCTGAATATGACTTGGATAATTATCATTGTAGCAGCAGCTGTAATACTATCTGTGGCTGTTGTAGTGTCAATAACAATGTGTGTTTTCAGATGTATTAATCACATTAATAATTCACCTACAACAAAAGATAATCCAAAATTTCTCTCTCAGACTGAAATGAGACAAATATTGTATCAGACCAACAATCCTGTTGCAATAACTCAGAATGCTGAAGAGATATTTAACAGAAATCTTCAGTCAATAAACCCCAAAAGTCCATATTATCCAGAGATGGAACAATCAGCCAATGGATGGAAATTCGCAACAACACACAGAAGATTACCATCACTTCCTCAG aattataaTAAAGATATGGTAGAGGACCGAGCTGAACAAAAATGTTATAATGATAGTATTATCACAGCAAACAACTTGAATGGCACTCTACCCTCACATAAGGAACAGAACCGTGGGTGGAGTGATGGTGACATTACACATCAAGTATCTGGTATATCag aaTACAGCAACTATCACCCAAATATACCTCCAACACCAAAAtgtaaacaagaacaagaaaccTATTTAGAGCCTGTATGA